In Helianthus annuus cultivar XRQ/B chromosome 9, HanXRQr2.0-SUNRISE, whole genome shotgun sequence, the following are encoded in one genomic region:
- the LOC110878374 gene encoding uncharacterized protein LOC110878374 isoform X3, producing MYSSAGTISLRSVCSSFHCCSRMHQLQGFWECYAPPMVKLDQKKRIQCVRVRDDQEHSVKTILDLLKHSARYCVNATITDDNSLSNIVFFDQFGD from the exons ATGTATTCATCGGCTGGAACGATTTCTCTTCGATCGGTATGTTCTTCCTTCCATTGTTGCAG TCGCATGCACCAACTACAAG GTTTCTGGGAATGCTATGCACCGCCTATGGTCAAACTGGATCAGAAAAAACGCATACAATG CGTGCGAGTGAGAGACGATCAAGAACATTCAGTCAAGACAATTCTAGATCTCCTTAAACATTCAGCCAG GTACTGCGTTAACGCAACCATTACCGATGACAATTCACTTTCGAACATTGTGTTCTTTGACCAATTTGGGGATTAA
- the LOC110878374 gene encoding uncharacterized protein LOC110878374 isoform X1: MYSSAGTISLRSVCSSFHCCRLKFVVEPILMYSIALNPSRMHQLQGFWECYAPPMVKLDQKKRIQCVRVRDDQEHSVKTILDLLKHSARYCVNATITDDNSLSNIVFFDQFGD, from the exons ATGTATTCATCGGCTGGAACGATTTCTCTTCGATCGGTATGTTCTTCCTTCCATTGTTGCAG ATTAAAATTTGTTGTGGAACCTATTCTAATGTATTCGATTGCCCTAAATCCCAGTCGCATGCACCAACTACAAG GTTTCTGGGAATGCTATGCACCGCCTATGGTCAAACTGGATCAGAAAAAACGCATACAATG CGTGCGAGTGAGAGACGATCAAGAACATTCAGTCAAGACAATTCTAGATCTCCTTAAACATTCAGCCAG GTACTGCGTTAACGCAACCATTACCGATGACAATTCACTTTCGAACATTGTGTTCTTTGACCAATTTGGGGATTAA
- the LOC110878373 gene encoding glycerol-3-phosphate dehydrogenase [NAD(+)] has protein sequence MAPVNNNDEHPPKFKVTIVGSGNWGSVASKLIASNTLKLSSFHDEVKMWVFEEMLPGGEKLTDAINRTNENVKYLPGIKLGHNVVADPDLENAVRDANMLVFVTPHQFMEGICKRLVGKIRSDAQAISLIKGMEVKKEGPCMISTLISQQLGVNCCVLMGANIANEIAVEKFSEATVGYRGNRDIAEKWVQLFSTPYFAVSACQDVEGVELCGTLKNVVAIAAGFVDGLDMGNNTKAAIMRIGLREMKGLSKLLFSSVKDSTFFESCGVADLITTCLGGRNRRCAEAFAKNGGKRSFDDLEAEMLQGQKLQGVSTAKEVYEVLKHKGWLEMFPLFTTVHEICTGRLPPTAIVEYSEHAPKYPMTGGPTSFP, from the exons ATGGCCCCTGTTAACAACAATGATGAACACCCACCAAAATTCAAGGTCACCATCGTCGGAAGTGGCAATTGGGGCAGTGTTGCTTCCAAACTCATTGCCTCCAACACCTTAAAGCTCTCATCTTTTCATG ATGAAGTCAAGATGTGGGTGTTTGAAGAAATGTTGCCTGGTGGTGAAAAACTCACAGATGCCATCAATCGAACCAAt GAAAATGTGAAATATTTACCGGGGATTAAGCTTGGGCATAATGTTGTTGCTGACCCAGATCTTGAAAATGCCG TTCGGGATGCAAACATGTTGGTGTTTGTAACCCCACATCAATTTATGGAAGGTATTTGCAAGAGGTTAGTTGGAAAGATTCGGAGCGATGCTCAAGCAATATCTTTGATCAAAGGAATGGAGGTCAAGAAAGAAGGTCCTTGTATGATCTCCACCCTAATTTCGCAACAATTAGGTGTTAATTGTTGTGTTCTTATGGGTGCTAACATCGCTAACGAG ATTGCAGTTGAGAAATTTAGCGAAGCGACGGTAGGATATAGAGGTAACCGAGATATTGCAGAGAAGTGGGTGCAGTTATTCAGCACTCCTTACTTCGCGGTCTCAGCT TGTCAAGATGTGGAGGGAGTTGAATTATGCGGGACTTTGAAAAATGTGGTTGCCATAGCAGCag GGTTTGTGGATGGATTAGACATGGGAAATAATACAAAG GCTGCAATAATGAGAATTGGATTGAGAGAGATGAAAGGCTTATCAAAGCTCTTATTCTCTTCGGTTAAAGATAGTACATTTTTCGAAAGCTGTGGCGTTGCTGATCTTATAACAACTTGCC TGGGAGGACGAAACAGGAGATGTGCAGAGGCTTTTGCTAAGAACGGTGGCAAAAG GTCTTTTGATGATCTTGAAGCTGAGATGTTGCAGGGACAAAAGTTACAG GGCGTTTCAACAGCCAAAGAGGTATACGAGGTTCTGAAACACAAAGGTTGGTTAGAGATGTTTCCGTTGTTCACAACGGTTCATGAGATTTGCACTGGTCGTCTTCCACCAACTGCTATAGTTGAGTACAGCGAGCACGCCCCTAAGTATCCTATGACGGGTGGGCCGACTTCATTTCCATGA
- the LOC110878374 gene encoding uncharacterized protein LOC110878374 isoform X2 has protein sequence MYSSAGTISLRSVCSSFHCCRLKFVVEPILMYSIALNPSRMHQLQGFWECYAPPMVKLDQKKRIQCVRVRDDQEHSVKTILDLLKHSARFGLTSHYFT, from the exons ATGTATTCATCGGCTGGAACGATTTCTCTTCGATCGGTATGTTCTTCCTTCCATTGTTGCAG ATTAAAATTTGTTGTGGAACCTATTCTAATGTATTCGATTGCCCTAAATCCCAGTCGCATGCACCAACTACAAG GTTTCTGGGAATGCTATGCACCGCCTATGGTCAAACTGGATCAGAAAAAACGCATACAATG CGTGCGAGTGAGAGACGATCAAGAACATTCAGTCAAGACAATTCTAGATCTCCTTAAACATTCAGCCAG GTTTGGTTTGACTTCCCACTACTTCACATAA
- the LOC110878372 gene encoding uncharacterized protein LOC110878372 → MNTLQPTLKPFKWNPIPKPTTILKPKTQINPIKSQSAGKIKRTVLTKEGKTKLNISPDRDFYAYPRFVTHVDNTFIHTLTNLYRNRLRPEFEILDLMSSWVSHLPKEVNYNKVVGHGLNAQELAKNSRLDYFVVKDLNQDQNFEFDDASFDAVLCTVSVQYLQEPEKVFAEVFRLLRPGGVFIVSFSNRMFYEKAVGAWREGTGYGRVQLVVQYFQCVDGFTEPEVVRKLGDGKTGDGSVFGWVKGVLGLLSGSDPFYAVIAYKNFKPIYD, encoded by the coding sequence ATGAACACCCTCCAACCAACCCTCAAACCCTTCAAATGGAACCCAATCCCCAAACCCACAACAATCTTGAAACCCAAAACCCAAATCAACCCAATCAAATCACAATCAGCAGGCAAGATCAAACGTACAGTTCTCACAAAAGAAGGTAAAACCAAACTCAACATATCTCCTGACAGAGACTTCTATGCATACCCAAGATTTGTAACCCATGTAGACAACACCTTCATTCACACATTAACCAATCTTTACCGAAACCGGTTGCGCCCAGAGTTTGAAATCCTTGACCTCATGAGCTCATGGGTTAGCCATCTGCCCAAAGAGGTTAACTACAACAAGGTAGTTGGTCATGGGCTCAATGCACAGGAGCTAGCCAAGAACTCTAGACTTGATTACTTTGTTGTTAAAGATCTTAACCAAGATCAGAACTTTGAGTTTGATGATGCTAGTTTTGATGCTGTGTTGTGTACAGTTAGTGTTCAGTATTTACAAGAGCCCGAAAAGGTTTTCGCTGAGGTGTTTCGGTTGTTGAGGCCGGGTGGGGTGTTTATAGTGAGTTTTAGTAATAGGATGTTTTATGAGAAGGCGGTTGGAGCGTGGCGAGAAGGGACCGGGTATGGGCGGGTGCAGTTGGTGGTTCAGTATTTTCAATGTGTTGATGGGTTTACTGAGCCTGAAGTGGTGCGGAAACTAGGCGATGGAAAGACGGGAGATGGGTCGGTTTTCGGGTGGGTTAAAGGGGTTTTGGGATTGTTGTCTGGTTCAGATCCTTTTTATGCTGTTATTGCTTACAAGAATTTTAAGCCTATCTATGATTGA